One Dehalococcoidia bacterium genomic region harbors:
- a CDS encoding Hsp20/alpha crystallin family protein encodes MSAERWRPRRGQTPLRPLRELDEMRRRFEDDIARPFLRDIWERIPQEMKEWAPSIDVYEKGDAFVVKVELPGMKLEDIDVSVSNDMLVIKGEKQPESGVEEANCYRSEITYGSFYRSVEIPSDVDAKNVEAVYEEGVLYITFHKALETKAEKITITPKKGTA; translated from the coding sequence ATGTCAGCAGAAAGATGGAGACCCCGCCGAGGTCAGACACCCTTGCGCCCTCTCAGGGAGCTGGACGAGATGCGTCGCCGTTTCGAGGATGACATTGCACGGCCCTTCCTACGAGATATCTGGGAGCGGATTCCGCAGGAGATGAAGGAATGGGCTCCCTCGATAGATGTCTATGAGAAAGGGGATGCCTTTGTGGTCAAGGTTGAACTCCCCGGTATGAAACTTGAAGACATTGACGTATCGGTTTCTAATGATATGCTGGTGATCAAAGGGGAAAAACAGCCCGAAAGCGGCGTCGAAGAGGCGAACTGCTATCGGAGTGAAATCACTTATGGCAGTTTCTACCGCTCGGTAGAGATTCCTTCAGATGTAGACGCCAAGAATGTTGAAGCTGTTTATGAGGAAGGTGTACTCTACATCACTTTCCACAAGGCACTGGAGACAAAAGCGGAAAAGATCACCATAACGCCCAAGAAAGGAACAGCCTGA
- a CDS encoding AarF/ABC1/UbiB kinase family protein: protein MPGPITPRTGYRRLRRFEQVVNVFVKHGFGEVLTRMRVAERRILRRDVIPPQLTAPQRLRLALEELGPTYVKLGQVISTRPDIAPPEIIAELKKLRSAVHFVPSDVIKGIIESELGKPISEIFDSFEDTPLAAGSLAQVHRAVLQHKLVAIKVQRPGIVGATETDIGIMRTMASLAERYSQTLYFLNPIGLVEEFAEQIRNELDFRTEANNMRRFAQNFHRDETVHVPDLYPELCTRRVITMEYLHGINISDTQDLIDAGYDLQLVAKRGAVIGLKATFQHGFFHADPHSGNLVVLPGNVIGLMDFGMMATLSTRDRERLAKLVYFISSRDERRVARALNELMESDEVVPAEEMEPSIAAIITEYRDRAASDLLFAMMLFSMMRVVILHGGRFRPQLIWVTKSIAVLEEVAQALHADFNLMDLGAPYARKVLTQKVNPLRTPHEFYFWLTDSLDMVRDLPYDAAIILREIRKGRLKIEFEHKGLEPMRETLNRVSNRMSLTIIIAALLVSSSVIVMAGASPRVGSMPILALVGYLLAVVLGFALAMAIWLRGRR from the coding sequence ATGCCAGGACCCATAACACCACGCACCGGCTATAGGCGCTTGAGGCGTTTCGAGCAGGTCGTCAATGTGTTTGTCAAACACGGATTTGGTGAAGTCCTGACTCGAATGCGCGTTGCCGAGAGGCGCATACTCCGAAGGGATGTCATCCCTCCTCAGCTTACGGCTCCGCAGCGGCTCCGCCTGGCTCTTGAAGAACTGGGACCAACCTATGTCAAATTAGGCCAGGTGATCAGCACGCGTCCTGACATAGCGCCGCCGGAGATTATCGCCGAACTCAAAAAGCTGCGATCGGCGGTCCATTTCGTTCCATCAGACGTCATCAAAGGCATTATTGAGTCTGAGCTAGGCAAGCCGATTTCCGAGATATTCGATAGCTTCGAAGACACGCCGCTGGCGGCGGGATCACTGGCTCAGGTTCATCGTGCCGTGCTGCAGCATAAACTGGTGGCAATAAAAGTACAGCGGCCGGGAATTGTGGGGGCCACTGAGACGGATATCGGTATCATGCGCACTATGGCGTCCCTGGCCGAGCGCTATTCACAGACGCTCTATTTTCTTAATCCCATTGGGCTGGTGGAAGAATTCGCCGAGCAGATCAGGAACGAACTCGATTTCCGCACGGAAGCCAACAATATGCGCCGTTTTGCGCAAAACTTCCACCGCGATGAGACGGTTCACGTCCCCGATCTATATCCGGAGCTTTGCACCCGACGGGTTATCACCATGGAGTACCTGCACGGCATCAATATATCAGATACTCAAGACCTCATCGATGCGGGGTACGATCTGCAGTTAGTCGCCAAACGCGGGGCGGTCATCGGGCTCAAGGCAACCTTTCAGCACGGTTTCTTCCATGCCGATCCGCATTCCGGAAACCTTGTAGTTTTGCCGGGAAATGTCATCGGCTTGATGGACTTCGGCATGATGGCCACCCTGTCCACGAGAGATCGAGAGCGACTGGCAAAGCTAGTCTACTTTATTTCATCCCGCGACGAAAGGCGAGTGGCCCGTGCACTCAATGAGCTGATGGAATCTGATGAAGTGGTGCCGGCCGAAGAGATGGAGCCATCCATTGCAGCTATTATCACCGAGTACAGGGACCGTGCCGCCAGCGATCTGCTGTTTGCCATGATGCTCTTCTCCATGATGCGAGTGGTCATCTTGCATGGAGGGAGATTTCGGCCCCAGCTCATCTGGGTAACCAAGAGCATCGCTGTTCTGGAGGAAGTCGCCCAGGCACTCCATGCCGATTTCAACCTCATGGATCTTGGCGCACCGTATGCCCGCAAGGTTCTCACCCAGAAGGTGAATCCCCTCCGTACACCGCACGAGTTTTACTTCTGGTTGACCGATTCTCTGGATATGGTCAGAGACCTGCCTTACGATGCGGCCATCATTCTGCGCGAGATCAGAAAGGGCCGGCTCAAGATCGAATTCGAACATAAGGGGCTCGAACCCATGCGCGAGACCTTGAATCGGGTCTCGAATCGCATGTCGCTGACCATCATCATCGCGGC